In a genomic window of bacterium:
- the secD gene encoding protein translocase subunit SecD produces the protein MQKKVVWKIILILLIFGGTIAYLYLKKLKLGLDLIGGMNLVLVPDTSKLSSKQAEDAAERALEVIRNRVDEFHVAEPVVQLEGQGENKRIVVQLPGLDDPERAKKIVGQTALLEFKLVDEANLNTALEKGPRTGWEILKDEDGNNYLVKEKADMTGEHLNDAWVSRTDQMGLGSNIGISFSLDPVGARKFAKVTGENIDKNLAIILDGKVKSAPVIRSRIPDGKGQITGNFTMDDARDLAVVLRAGTLPAPVNIVENRTVGASLGHDAVKKGLLAGLVGALMVVLFMVLYYKFSGLVAVLGVSYTIAVILGVLAGFSATLTLPGIAGLVLTIGMAVDANVLIFERIKEELKAGRSVRNAIDAGFKRAFLTILDSNLTTLITAFILFYFGTGPIKGFAVTLSIGIIASMFSALFLCKTVFDISFSRKEKISI, from the coding sequence ATGCAGAAAAAGGTTGTATGGAAGATAATTCTTATCCTTCTTATCTTTGGAGGGACAATTGCCTATCTTTATCTTAAGAAGCTAAAGCTCGGGCTTGACCTTATTGGTGGGATGAACCTTGTTCTTGTTCCTGATACATCAAAGCTTTCTTCTAAGCAAGCAGAGGATGCAGCAGAAAGGGCACTTGAGGTAATAAGAAATAGGGTTGATGAATTTCATGTTGCAGAGCCTGTTGTCCAGCTTGAAGGTCAAGGTGAAAACAAGAGGATTGTTGTTCAACTTCCTGGTCTTGATGACCCTGAGAGGGCAAAGAAGATAGTCGGACAAACAGCTCTCCTTGAGTTTAAGCTTGTTGATGAAGCTAATTTAAATACAGCCCTTGAAAAGGGTCCAAGAACAGGATGGGAAATTTTAAAAGACGAGGATGGAAATAATTATCTTGTAAAGGAAAAGGCTGATATGACAGGTGAGCATTTAAATGATGCCTGGGTTTCAAGGACAGACCAGATGGGTTTGGGGTCAAACATAGGGATTTCATTTTCACTAGACCCAGTTGGAGCAAGAAAATTTGCCAAGGTAACAGGTGAAAATATTGATAAAAATCTTGCTATTATTCTGGATGGAAAGGTAAAGTCAGCACCGGTTATAAGGTCAAGGATTCCAGATGGAAAGGGGCAAATTACGGGAAATTTTACAATGGATGATGCAAGGGATTTGGCTGTTGTGTTGCGGGCAGGAACCCTACCCGCACCTGTTAATATTGTTGAGAATAGGACAGTTGGGGCAAGCCTAGGCCACGATGCTGTAAAGAAAGGGTTATTAGCCGGGCTTGTTGGAGCGCTGATGGTCGTTTTATTTATGGTTTTATATTATAAATTCTCAGGGCTTGTTGCTGTTCTTGGCGTTTCCTACACAATTGCTGTTATCCTTGGTGTTTTGGCTGGATTTTCTGCAACCCTAACACTTCCTGGAATTGCTGGGCTTGTTTTAACCATTGGTATGGCGGTTGATGCAAATGTCCTTATCTTTGAAAGGATAAAGGAGGAGTTAAAGGCTGGAAGGTCTGTAAGAAATGCCATTGATGCTGGTTTTAAAAGGGCATTTTTAACTATTCTTGATTCAAACCTAACAACCCTGATAACTGCATTCATCCTTTTTTATTTTGGAACAGGTCCTATTAAAGGATTTGCTGTTACATTAAGTATTGGAATTATTGCATCAATGTTTTCTGCCCTTTTTCTTTGCAAAACCGTCTTTGACATTTCCTTTTCCAGAAAAGAGAAGATATCAATATGA